The stretch of DNA ACGGCGCGACGTTCTTCGGCCAGACCAGGCCCTTCTCGTCGTTGTGCGCCTCGGCCAGGATCGCGAGGATGCGCGTGACGCCGATGCCGTAGGAGCCCATCGTCACCGTGGCCAGCTTGCCGTTCTCGTCCTGCACCTTGAGCCCGAGCGCCTCGGCGTACTTGCGGCCGAGCTGGAACACGTGGCCGATCTCCATGCCGCGCGCGGTCTCCAGCGGACCGGAGCCGTCCGGCGCGGGGTCGCCGGCGCGGACGTCGGAGACCTCGGCGACGCCGTCGGCCGTGAAGTCACGGCCCATCACGAGGCCGGAGACGTGCACACCGCGCTCGTTCGCACCGGTGATCCAGGCCGTGCCGTCGACCACGCGGGGATCCACGAAGTAACGGATACCGGAGGGGCTGTCGGCGCCGAGCACCTGCGGGCCGATGTAGCCCTTGACGAAGACGCCCGGGTGCTTCCGGAAGTCGTCGTCGCCCGCGGCCTCGACCTCGGCGGGCGCGAAGGCCACCTCGGCGCGCTTCAGGTCGACCTCGCGGTCACCCGGCAGGCCGACGACGACGACCTCACGGGTGCCGTCGAGGTGCGTCAGCGCCAGCACGACGTTCTTCAGCGTGTCGGCCGCAGTCCACGGGGCACGGTCGCGCGGGGCGACCGCGTTGGCGTGGGCGACCAGCGTGTCGATCGTCGGGGTGTCCGCGGCCGGCAGCAGCACGGGCTCCGGCTGGCCGTCGATCGGCAGCGACTCCGGGACGGGCGTGACGTAGGCCTCGACGTTCGCGGCGTAGCCACCGGCGCTCCGGACGAAGGTGTCCTCGCCGACCGCGATCGGGTGCAGGAACTCCTCGGACTTCGAGCCGCCCATCGCGCCCGCGTCGGCCTTGACGATCGCGTACTCGAGACCGAGGCGCGCGAAGATCCGCTCGTAGGCGTCGCGCATCGTCTGGTAGCTGCGGTCGAGGCCGGCGTCGTCGATGTCGAACGAGTAGGCGTCCTTCATCGTGAACTCGCGGCCGCGCAGGAGCCCGGCGCGGGGACGGGCCTCGTCGCGGTACTTGTCCTGGATCTGGAAGAGCGTGACGGGGAGGTCCTTGTACGACGAGTACAGGTCCTTCACGAGCAGCGCGAAGAGCTCCTCGTGGGTCGGCGCGAGGAGGTAGTCGGCGCCCTTGCGGTCCTGCAGGCGGAAGATGCCGTCGCCGTACTCTGTCCAGCGGTTCGTCGCCTCGTACGGCTCGCGCGGGGCGAGTGCCGGCAGCAGGACCTCTTGCGCGCCGGCCGCGACCATCTCGTCGCGGATGATGCCCTCGATCCGGGCGCGGACCCGGAGGCCGAGCGGGAGCCAGGCGAAGATGCCCGGGGCCTGACGACGGATGTACCCGGCGCGGACGAGGAGCTTCGCGCTCGTGACCTCGGCGTCGGAGGGGTCGTCGCGGAGCGTGCGGAGGAAGAGATGGGAGAGCCGTGTGACCACGGACGCAAGCCTAGCGGCGCGGCGCTCGCCCAGCCGTCCGGTGACGGACGGGAGGCACGGTGCCAGCCGGAACCGTGCCTTCCGTCCGTCAGACATGCACTACGGCGCGGTGATCACCTGGACGGAGCCGGTGGCGGCAGCCGGGCCCATCTCGTCGGCGATGCGGTTCGCCTCCTCGATGAGGGTCGCGACGATCTCGCGTTCCGGCACGGTCTTGATGACCTCGCCCTTGACGAAGATCTGGCCCTTGCCGTTGCCCGAGGCGACGCCGAGGTCCGCCTCGCGCGCCTCGCCCGGACCGTTCACGACGCAGCCCATCACCGCGACGCGCAGGGGCACGGTCATGCCCTCGAGACCCTTGGTCACGTCGTTCGCCAGCTGGTAGACGTCGACCTGCGCGCGGCCGCAGCTCGGGCAGGAGACGATCTCGAGCTTGCGTTCGCGCAGGTTCAGCGACTGCAGGATCTGCAGGCCGACCTTGACCTCCTGTGCAGGGGGTGCGGAGAGCGAGACGCGGATGGTGTCGCCGATGCCCTCGGCGAGCAGGATGCCGAACGCGGTGGCGCTCTTGATGGTGCCCTGGAACTCCGGCCCGGCCTCGGTGACGCCGAGGTGCAGCGGCCAGTCCCCCGCGGCGGCGAGCTGGCGGTAGGCCTTCACCATCACGATCGGGTCGTTGTGCTTGACCGAGATCTTGAAGTCGTGGAAGTCGTGCTCCTCGAACAGGCTGGCTTCCCAGACGGCCGACTCGACGAGCGCCTCGGGCGTGGCCTTGCCGTACTTCTGCAGCAGGCTCGGCTCGAGCGATCCGGCGTTCACACCGATGCGGAGCGAGACGCCGGCGTCCTTCGCGGCCTTCGCGATCGCGCCGACCTGGTCGTCGAACTTGCGGATGTTGCCCGGGTTCACACGGACGGCGGCGCACCCGGCGTCGATGGCCTGGAAGACGTACTTCGGCTGGAAGTGGATGTCCGCGATGACCGGGATCTGCGACTTCTTCGCGATGATCGGCAGCGCGTCGGCGTCGTCCTGGCTCGGCACCGCCACGCGGACGATGTCGCACCCCGACGCCGTGAGCTCGGCGATCTGCTGCAGTGTCGCGTTGATGTTCGTCGTCGGGGTCGTCGTCATCGACTGCACGGAGACCGGGGCATCCCCGCCCACGAGGACCTTGCCCACCCGGATCTGCCGCGACTTCCGACGCGGGCTCAGGGTTTCGGGGACTTTCGGCAGACCGAGGTTCACTGCTGGCACGGGTGTGACTCTACGCGCTCCCGGTGACGTCACACCTGGTCGGTGACCAGGTCCGTCCCGCGCTCCACGACCGTGATGAGCGGCGCGTACAGGCGCATGAGCGCGAGGGCACGCTCGTGGTCCTCGTCGCTCGCGCCGGCGCACGCGTCGGCGACGACGGTGACGCGCGCCCCGGCGTCCGCGGCGGCCAGCGCCGTGGACACGACGCAGCAGTCCGTGGAGACGCCGGTGAGCACGAGGTGCGGACGGTCCCCGACGACGGCCCGGAGGCTCGTCCCCCACTTGCCGAAGGTCGGCTCGGTCACGACCGGGGTGCCGTGGTCCGTCACCGCGGCTGCGAAGGGCGCGGTCAGGTCGTACAGGGGGTCGGTGTCGGGCACGAGCGCGAACGACCACTCGCGGTAGTACGGCACCCACGCGCCCTGCGGTCGCTCCGGCGCCACGAACCGCGTGAACACCGTGCGTCCGGCGAAGTGCGGCAGCAGTCGCGCCGTCCCCGCCGCGGCCTCGTCGTACCGGGGCGTCGACCAGGGGCTGTCACCGGTGAAGACCCGCTGCAGGTCGATCGCGACGAGCCAGGCGTCCGCGGGCACGACGACACTCACGGCTGGTCCTGCCGGACCGGGACGGTCCGCTGGGCCGGCTGGGCTTCCTGGCGGCGCACGCTCCCGCGGGCCGTGAGCAGCGTGCCGGCGAAGCCGACGACCAGGGCGACGAGGACCCCGAGGTTCGCGTAGGCCCAGGCCCCCTCGCGTCCGCCGAGACCGAACGGGCCGAGCAGGTAGCCCTGCCAGTTCAGCCACGCCGGCACGCCGTACGTGTTGGTGACGAGTCCCCACCCGAGCACCGTCCCCAGCACGACGAGACCGATCGCGGCCCAGCGCACGTCGCCGTAGCGACCACGCACGTCGTCGAGCTCGGCGTCGGCGTACGCGCGGCGCCGCAGCACCACGTCGGCGACGAACACGCCGGCCCACGCGGCGATCGGGACGCCGAGGGTGACGAGGAACGCCTGGAACGGCGAGATGAAGTCCTTCGCGAAGAAGACGACGTAGACGGCGCCCGCGACCATGAACACGCCGTCGACGCCCGCTGCGACCGGTCGCGGGATCCGGACGCCGGCACTGAGCAGGGCAAGGCCCGACGAGTAGATGTCGAGCACGGCGCCGCCGACGAGCCCGAGGATCGCCACGATCGCGAACGGCACGAGGAACCAGACCGGCAGGATCGTCGTCAGCGCCCCGATCGGGTCCGCGCCGATCGCGTCGTCCAGGTCCTTCGACGAGCCGGCGAGCAGGACGCCGACGACGACGAGGACCGCGGGCGCGAGGGCGCCGCCGAACGTCGTCCACCAGACCACGCCACCCGTCGAGGACGTGCGCGGCAGGTACCGCGAGTAGTCCGCCGCCGCGTTCACCCATCCGAGGCCGAAGCCCGTCATCACGAGCACGAGGGCACCGATGACGTTCTGCGCACTGCCCGCCGGCAGGGCACCGAGCGTTCCGAGGTCGATCGACGGCGCCGCGAGCACGACGTACACGACGGTGAGCACGGCGGTGACGACGGTGATCACGGTCTGCAGGCGCATGATCACGTCGAAGCCCGCGATGCCGGCACCGACGACGAGGGCCGCGACGACCACGAGGGCCACGAGCTTCGTCACGACGCCGTCGTCCCACCCGAGCTCGCGGAACACCGTCGAGGTGGCGAGGACGGCCAGCGATGCGAGCGCGGTCTCCCACCCGACCGTCAGCACCCAGCTGAGGAACGACGGCAGTCGGTTCCCCCGCACGCCGAAGGCCGCACGGCTCAGCACCATCGTGGGCGCCGAGCCCCGCTTGCCCGCGATCGCCACGATGCCGCAGAGCAGGAACGAGAACGCGACACCGACGACGGAGACGATCGTCGCCTGCGCGAGCGAGATGCCGAAGCCGAGGACGAACGAGCCGTAGCTCAGCCCGAGCACCGACACGTTGGCGGCGAACCACGGCCAGAACAGCCCGCGGGGTCGCCCCTTGCGGTCGGACTCGGCGATGACGTCGATGCCCTGGCGCTCGACGGCGCGGACCTCTGGCGCGGTGCTCATGCGCTGAGCGTAGTGGGCGCGCGACCCCGCGGGTCCGACCGGCCGCGCTACCCGAACAGGTTGACGGGGCGGACGATGTCGGCGTAGATGAGCAGGGCGCTCATCCCCGCCAGCAGCACGACGACGACCATCGTCAGCGGCATCGTCTTCGCGAGGTCGATCGCGCCCGGGTCGGGCTTCCCGACGAGCACGTACGCGCGGCGCTTCACGGCCTCCCACAGCGCACCCGCGATGTGCCCGCCGTCGAGGGGCAGGAGCGGCACCATGTTCAGCACGAACAGGCCGATGTTCAGCGAGGCGAGCAACCCGAGGATCGTGTACGCCTTGTCGACGACGGGCACACCGCTCATCGACGAGACCTCTCCGATCGCCCGGCCCACGCCGACGACCGACACCGGGCTGTCCTGCGACCGCTCCTGCGCGCCGAACGCGGCGTTCCACACGGCGACGAGACGCTGCGGCAGGTCGATGATCAGGTGAGCGGACGCGGCGATCTGCGCGCCGGTCGCGGGCAGCACCGCGGCGGGCGACTGCCGGACCAACGACTGCCCGATGCTGACGCCGACGACGCCCACGCGCTGCGTCTTCGTGGTGCCGTCCGCGTTCTTCGCGACCGTGCCCTGCTCGGTCACGACGTCACGGGTCGCGAGCTGCGGCGTGACCTCGAGCGTCCGGCGCTGCCCGTCGCGCTCGACGACGACCGTGACCGACTCGCCCGCCGACCGCTGGAAGACCCGGGAGACCTCGGCGATCGTCGGGTCCTGCTGCCCGTCCACCGCGAGCACGACGTCGCCGTCGCGGATGCCCGCCTGCTTCGCGGGCGACTCCGCGTCGCCCGGCGTGCACCGCGTCGCACTGCTCGTCGGCAGCACGCAATCGACGCTCGACGTGAAGGTCGTGGTCGGCGCACCGAACCCGCACAGCAGCACCCCGAACAGCACGATGCCGATCACCAGGTTCATGGCCGGACCGGCGACCATCACGATGATCCGCTTCCACGGCGTCAGCCGGTAGAACGCCCGCGAGTCGTCGCCGCCCGAATCGGCGATCTGCTCCGCGCTGGCCTGGCGGGCGTCCTGCACGAAGGCGCCGTACATCCCGGTGTTCGTGATCGCGTTCGGCTTGCCGGACGCACGGGGCTTGAGCATGCCGACCATCGAGATGTACCCGCCGAGCAGGATCGGCCGGATGCCGTACTCGGTCTCGCCCCGGCGGAAGGACCAGATCGCCTTGCCGAACCCGAGGGAGTACTGCGTGACCTTCACCCCGAAGAGCTTCGCGAAGGTCAGGTGTCCCAGCTCGTGGAGTCCGATCGAGACCAGCAGGCCGACGATGAAGACGACCACGCCGAGGACGAAGAGGAGCACGGATTCGACGGTCACCGTCAGAGGGTACGGGACCCTGCCCATGACGGAGCCGAGCGCGCCCTGAGAGGTCTGCCGTGCCTCCCGGCCGGCCTGGAGGCACGGATCACCGCCGGCGCGCCCGTCACGCGACCGTGTGGCGGGCTCGCGTCGTCCGCTCGCGTCAGCGGGCCAACAGGCGGTCCGCCTCGGTGCGCGCCCAGCGCTCCGCGGCGAGCACGCCGTCGAGGGACGGCTCCCCCGCGATGTGCACGTCGACGACGCGGCGGACCGTGTCGACGATGTCCAGGAAGCCGATCGCCCCCGCATGGAACGCGGCGACGGCCTGCTCGTTCGCGGCGTTGAACACCGCCGGGAAGGTCCCACCGAGGCCGCCGACGTGCTTTGCCAGGTCGACCGCGCCGAACGCCTCGGTGTCGAGCGGTTCGAACGTCCAGGTGCTCGCGGTCGTCCAGTCGAGCGGCACGCCGACGCCGGGCACGCGATCCGGCCAGGCGAGGCCCAGCGCGATCGGCAGCCGCATGTCCGGCGGGGACGCCTGCGCGATCGTCGAGCCGTCGACGAACTCGACCATGGAGTGCACGATCGACTGGGCGTGCACGGTGACGTCGATGCGGTCGTAGGGCACGTCGAACAGCAGGTGGGCCTCGATGACCTCGAGCCCCTTGTTCACCAGGGTCGCGGAGTTCGTCGTCACGACCAGCCCCATGTCCCACGTCGGGTGCGCCAGCGCCTGCGCCGGCGTGACGTCGCGCAGGCTCTCCCGGGAGCGTCCGCGGAACGGACCGCCGCTGGCCGTGAGCACGAGGCGGCGCACCTCGGAGCCGGCACCGGAACGCAGCGCCTGCGCGATCGCGGAGTGCTCGCTGTCGACAGGCACGATCTGTCCGGGACGGGCGGCGGCCTGCACCAGCGGACCACCAACGATCAGGCTCTCCTTGTTCGCGAGGGCCAGGGTCGATCCGGTCTCGAGCGCGGCGAGCGTCGGGCCGAGGCCGACGGAGCCGGTGATGCCGTTGAGCACGACGTCCGCTGCGACGGTCCGGACGAGCCGTTCGGCGTCGACGGCACCGAACGCGGTGTCCCGGACCCCGAACCGGGCCGCCTGCTCGGCGACGAGGTCCCGGTTCGTGCCGGCGGTCAGGCCGACGACCTCGAACCGGTCGGGGTTCCGGGCGACGACGTCGAGGGCCTGCGTGCCGATCGAGCCCGTGCTGCCGAGGACGACGATGCGGCGCCTGGTCGGCGCGGCGGTGACGTCGGTGCCGCGCCCGGCGGTCGTCGGCACGGTGGCGCCGTCGGCACCGGCGGTCGTCAGCACGGTGGCGCCGTCGGCACCGGCGGTCGTCGGCACGGTTCAGCCCTTGGCGAGGATGTCGACGACGAAGACGAGCGAGGCGTCCTTCGGGATGCCCGAGCCCTCGGGCGGGTTCGAGCCGTAGGCGTCCTCGGGGGTGGTGACGATGAGGACCTGCGAGCCGACCTTCTGTCCGACGAGTCCGGTGACGAAGCCCTTGATGAGCGAGCCCTCGGAGACGGTGAAGGTCGTCGGAGCGCCCTTCGACCACGAGGAGTCGAACTCCTTGCCGTCCGCCAGGGTCACGCCCTTGTACTGCACGAGCGCGGTGTCGCCGTTCTCGATCGTCGCGCCGTCGCCCTGCTTCAGGACCTCGACCTCGGTCTTCGACGGGGCCGTCGCGCCCGACGGGATCGTGATCTCCGGCTCACCGTCGGCCTTGTCCTCGACCGTGGGAAGCGACGGGTCCTGCGTCTGCGGGGTGCCGGTCGCCTTCGTCGGGGTCTGCGCGACGACGTCCGCCACGACGACGATCTCGCCGCCGGTGTTGAAGCCGAGCGCCGAGGACTGTCCGACGACCGCGACCCGGTCGCCGACCTTCGTGCAGGCGAGCAGGGCGCCGAAGCCGGTGCCGCCGACCGAGAGCACCTGCGGGTTGCCCTGGTCGAACCCGACCGCGCCGAGCTTCGAGGCGTCCGAGGCCTTGTAGACGGCGTAGGAGACCTGGGCGAACTCGCCGTCCTTGAGTGCCCTGCCCGAGCCCTCCACCACCGTGGTGGCCTGCGGGGTCTTCGCGCTGAGCCCCTTGTCGAAGGTGACCTTCGGCGCTTCCGTGCCGGCGACAGCCCCGGTGACCTCGATGCTCTTCGACGCCGAACCCGACTCCGGGCACGACGAGATGGGCGTCGCCGTGGCGCTGGACGACGCGCTCGGCGAGGCCGAGGCGTCACCAGAGCCGTTCCCGGAGCAGGCGGCGAGTCCGAGCACGACGGCGGGGACGATGGCGATCGGGAGCAGGCGGAGACGCTTCACGGGGACCTATCCTGCCGCACGCACCTTGGTGACCGGCGTGTGGTGGACGGGGAACGCCACCGAACGCGCGATGAAGCACAGTCGGTTCGCCTCGGCGTGCGCGGTCTCGGCGTCGGCGACCCGGTCGGCCTCGAGCACCGTGACGACGGGGCGGAGGGTGACCTCGGTGACCTCGCCGGTGCCGTCGCGGTGCACGTCGAGCGACGCCGTCGCCGTGTCCTCGTAGTCGACGACCGTGAACCCCCGCCGCACCGCCACGTAGAGGTAGCTCATCATGTGGCACTGGGCGAGGGCGCCGAGCAGCATCTCCTCGGGGTTCCACCGGTCGCGGTCGCCGCGGAAGGCCGGGTCGGCCGACCCCGCGATGGGGTGCTTGCCCGCTGCGGTGACGTCGTGGTCGCGGCCGTAGTCCCGGTAGCCGCTGGTCCCGGTCCCCCGGTCCCCGGTCCAGCGGACGGAGACCTCGTAGGTGTGGTCGGTCACGGTGCGCTCCTTCGTGCTGGTGTTCGGTGGGCGGAGCGTGTCCCGCCCGCTCGTGCTGGTGCTCGGTCGGCGGAGCATGTCCCGCCCGCTCGCTACGATGACGACATGACGGTGAGCCACGACGTCCGCACAGACCGCCATCCTCTCACCGCCGAGGGCTCCGTCGAGCTCGCGGTGCTCGACCGGAACGGCTTCGACGAGAGCCGCCACGTCGGCGCCGGCGTGGTGGTCGCCGCGGACGGGACCGTGCTCGACGCCGTCGGCGACGTGAGCGCGAGCATCTACCCGCGCTCCACCATGAAGCCGTTCCAGGCACTGGCGATCCGTCGCGCCGGTGCGGTCTTCAGCGACGACGAACTCGTCCTCACGACGGCCAGCCATGCCGGGACCGTGCCGCACCAGGCCCTCGCGCTGCACATGCTCGAGTCCTTCGACCACGTCGAGTCCGACCTCGGGTGCCCGCCCGACCTGCCGTTCGACCGCGCCACCGCGCGCACGATGGACGGCCCGCGCCGCCTGGCGATGAACTGCTCGGGCAAGCACGCCGGGATGCTCGCCGCGTGCCGTGTGAACGGGTGGGACGAGGCGACCTACCTCGAGGTGACGCACCCGCTCCAGCAGCGCGTCCGCGAGACCGTCGAGGAGTACACCGGCGAGGTCGTCGACGTCGTCGGTACGGACGGCTGCGGTGCGCCCGTGTTCCCGCTGACCCTGCGCGGACTCGCGCGCGGCTTCGCCGGGGTCGTCGCACGGTCGGACGCGGACACCGCAGCGCTCGTCGACGCGGTGCTCGACCACCCGTGGGCGATCGACGGCGTCGGGCGCGCCAACACCGTGACGATCGAACGGCTCCGGGTGCTCGCGAAGTTCGGCGCGGAGGGCGTGATGGTGATGGGCCTGCCCGGTGGTGCGGCGGTGGCCGTGAAGACGCTCGACGGCTCCCAGCGCGCCGGGACGCTCGCGGCCCTCACGCTGCTCGAGCGCAACGGTCTGGTCGACGCCGCGGGGGTCGCGGACGTGCTGGCCGCCACGGGCGAGCAGGTGCTCGGCGGTGGCGTGCCGGTCGGCACGGTCCGCGCGGGGTCCGGGTTGCGCTGACCGGCTGCTGCGCTCCCCCGTCGGAGCGCACCGCATCCAGGGCACCTCACCCTGGTACGGGAGCGAGGTCCGCACCGAGCGGATCGCCCGGAGACCGGGTGCCCACCAGCAGCGGGAGCACCGGGTCCAGGGGCACCGGTCCGCCGCCGCCGCTGTCGCCGCCGCCGCTGTCGCCGTCGCCGTCGCCCCAGACGCGACAGCCGTGGCGCGTGACCTCCAGGACCCGGTCGTGCCGTCGTGGGAGCAGACCGACTCCGGGCACGAGCACGACGGTCGCCCACGGCCGGCCCAGATCGTCGAGGCGCGCGGCGACGGCTGTGCCGGTCGGCGTCGGGCGGAGCCCGGGTGGCGCTCCCGATCGAGAGCCGTCATCGGTGACGATCCGGACGTCCGGACCCGGCTCGTCGGTACTGACGGCATCGGCCGCGGCACCGACGACCGCGGCACCGACGACCGCGGCACCGAGGACTGCGGCACCGTCGACCCCGGCATGGTCGGCCGCCGCCGTGCGACCGACCCCGAGCCCGGTGAGCTGCGCGCCGAGCGCCTCGAACACCGCGCGCGCACAGGGGCCGGGCCCGACGACGACCACGTGGCACGGCGCGGACGGCCCCACCTCGACGCTCTCGGTCCCCCCGTCCGGTCGTCGACCGAGCACCAGCGTGCCGCCGGCATCGGCGCACGGGGCCGAGGGCGGGTCACGGTCGGCCACACGGCCCGACTCGCCCGCGCCGGTGCCGCCTGCGGGCACGGACCCGTGATGTCCCGAGGTGTCGACCGGGCCCGGCGGCAGGGTGACGACGACCCGGGGCGGACCAGCACCGGGAGCACGTACCGTCAACGCGTCGAGCACCGCGCAGCACGCCGCCGCCGCGAGCAGCACCACCCTGGCCGTCCCGGCGAGGTCGGCGAGGACCCCGACGAGCACGAGCACCACGGCCGACCCGACCAGGCACCATCGAGCGACGAGCGGAGACATGCCGAGAGCCAAGCAGCCCCATGTGTCCGTGCTCGGACTCTTGGGGCTGCTTGTGGACGCAGTGCGACGAGGGCCCCGCTGTGGAGGACGGTCGTCGCCGCTGCCGGACTACTGCACGAGGAAGAACTGCTCGCCGATGTCGACCCGCGCGCCACGCTCCACCCGGTAGCGACGTCCGGGTTCGCAGCGCCGGATGCTCCCGTCGATGTGCCGGATGACCGTGCCGTTGCCCGAGTGTCGGTCCGACACCCAGAGGTCGTCGCCGTCACGTCCGAGCTCGAGGTGCGTCTTCGACACCGACTTGCCGGGGTCGTGCACCGTCAGCAGGTCGTCGAAGCGCTCCGCCGGCTCCGGGCGTGGCAGACGCCCGAGCAGGCCCGTCCCGTGGACGGCGGTGCGCTCCCCGGTGCTGAAGTGCAGCACGAAGGGCGCGGTCGACTCGGTCTTCACGACGATGCGC from Curtobacterium sp. SGAir0471 encodes:
- a CDS encoding proline--tRNA ligase; amino-acid sequence: MVTRLSHLFLRTLRDDPSDAEVTSAKLLVRAGYIRRQAPGIFAWLPLGLRVRARIEGIIRDEMVAAGAQEVLLPALAPREPYEATNRWTEYGDGIFRLQDRKGADYLLAPTHEELFALLVKDLYSSYKDLPVTLFQIQDKYRDEARPRAGLLRGREFTMKDAYSFDIDDAGLDRSYQTMRDAYERIFARLGLEYAIVKADAGAMGGSKSEEFLHPIAVGEDTFVRSAGGYAANVEAYVTPVPESLPIDGQPEPVLLPAADTPTIDTLVAHANAVAPRDRAPWTAADTLKNVVLALTHLDGTREVVVVGLPGDREVDLKRAEVAFAPAEVEAAGDDDFRKHPGVFVKGYIGPQVLGADSPSGIRYFVDPRVVDGTAWITGANERGVHVSGLVMGRDFTADGVAEVSDVRAGDPAPDGSGPLETARGMEIGHVFQLGRKYAEALGLKVQDENGKLATVTMGSYGIGVTRILAILAEAHNDEKGLVWPKNVAPFDVHVVATGKDDVAYDLASSIVETLEGDRFEVVYDDRPKVSPGVKLRDAELLGMPVVVVAGRNAADGVVELWDRASGERRDVPVADLLEAVRAI
- the ispG gene encoding flavodoxin-dependent (E)-4-hydroxy-3-methylbut-2-enyl-diphosphate synthase, which encodes MPKVPETLSPRRKSRQIRVGKVLVGGDAPVSVQSMTTTPTTNINATLQQIAELTASGCDIVRVAVPSQDDADALPIIAKKSQIPVIADIHFQPKYVFQAIDAGCAAVRVNPGNIRKFDDQVGAIAKAAKDAGVSLRIGVNAGSLEPSLLQKYGKATPEALVESAVWEASLFEEHDFHDFKISVKHNDPIVMVKAYRQLAAAGDWPLHLGVTEAGPEFQGTIKSATAFGILLAEGIGDTIRVSLSAPPAQEVKVGLQILQSLNLRERKLEIVSCPSCGRAQVDVYQLANDVTKGLEGMTVPLRVAVMGCVVNGPGEAREADLGVASGNGKGQIFVKGEVIKTVPEREIVATLIEEANRIADEMGPAAATGSVQVITAP
- a CDS encoding cysteine hydrolase family protein codes for the protein MSVVVPADAWLVAIDLQRVFTGDSPWSTPRYDEAAAGTARLLPHFAGRTVFTRFVAPERPQGAWVPYYREWSFALVPDTDPLYDLTAPFAAAVTDHGTPVVTEPTFGKWGTSLRAVVGDRPHLVLTGVSTDCCVVSTALAAADAGARVTVVADACAGASDEDHERALALMRLYAPLITVVERGTDLVTDQV
- a CDS encoding purine-cytosine permease family protein produces the protein MSTAPEVRAVERQGIDVIAESDRKGRPRGLFWPWFAANVSVLGLSYGSFVLGFGISLAQATIVSVVGVAFSFLLCGIVAIAGKRGSAPTMVLSRAAFGVRGNRLPSFLSWVLTVGWETALASLAVLATSTVFRELGWDDGVVTKLVALVVVAALVVGAGIAGFDVIMRLQTVITVVTAVLTVVYVVLAAPSIDLGTLGALPAGSAQNVIGALVLVMTGFGLGWVNAAADYSRYLPRTSSTGGVVWWTTFGGALAPAVLVVVGVLLAGSSKDLDDAIGADPIGALTTILPVWFLVPFAIVAILGLVGGAVLDIYSSGLALLSAGVRIPRPVAAGVDGVFMVAGAVYVVFFAKDFISPFQAFLVTLGVPIAAWAGVFVADVVLRRRAYADAELDDVRGRYGDVRWAAIGLVVLGTVLGWGLVTNTYGVPAWLNWQGYLLGPFGLGGREGAWAYANLGVLVALVVGFAGTLLTARGSVRRQEAQPAQRTVPVRQDQP
- a CDS encoding M50 family metallopeptidase, which codes for MTVESVLLFVLGVVVFIVGLLVSIGLHELGHLTFAKLFGVKVTQYSLGFGKAIWSFRRGETEYGIRPILLGGYISMVGMLKPRASGKPNAITNTGMYGAFVQDARQASAEQIADSGGDDSRAFYRLTPWKRIIVMVAGPAMNLVIGIVLFGVLLCGFGAPTTTFTSSVDCVLPTSSATRCTPGDAESPAKQAGIRDGDVVLAVDGQQDPTIAEVSRVFQRSAGESVTVVVERDGQRRTLEVTPQLATRDVVTEQGTVAKNADGTTKTQRVGVVGVSIGQSLVRQSPAAVLPATGAQIAASAHLIIDLPQRLVAVWNAAFGAQERSQDSPVSVVGVGRAIGEVSSMSGVPVVDKAYTILGLLASLNIGLFVLNMVPLLPLDGGHIAGALWEAVKRRAYVLVGKPDPGAIDLAKTMPLTMVVVVLLAGMSALLIYADIVRPVNLFG
- a CDS encoding 1-deoxy-D-xylulose-5-phosphate reductoisomerase, coding for MPTTAGRGTDVTAAPTRRRIVVLGSTGSIGTQALDVVARNPDRFEVVGLTAGTNRDLVAEQAARFGVRDTAFGAVDAERLVRTVAADVVLNGITGSVGLGPTLAALETGSTLALANKESLIVGGPLVQAAARPGQIVPVDSEHSAIAQALRSGAGSEVRRLVLTASGGPFRGRSRESLRDVTPAQALAHPTWDMGLVVTTNSATLVNKGLEVIEAHLLFDVPYDRIDVTVHAQSIVHSMVEFVDGSTIAQASPPDMRLPIALGLAWPDRVPGVGVPLDWTTASTWTFEPLDTEAFGAVDLAKHVGGLGGTFPAVFNAANEQAVAAFHAGAIGFLDIVDTVRRVVDVHIAGEPSLDGVLAAERWARTEADRLLAR
- a CDS encoding FKBP-type peptidyl-prolyl cis-trans isomerase, translating into MKRLRLLPIAIVPAVVLGLAACSGNGSGDASASPSASSSATATPISSCPESGSASKSIEVTGAVAGTEAPKVTFDKGLSAKTPQATTVVEGSGRALKDGEFAQVSYAVYKASDASKLGAVGFDQGNPQVLSVGGTGFGALLACTKVGDRVAVVGQSSALGFNTGGEIVVVADVVAQTPTKATGTPQTQDPSLPTVEDKADGEPEITIPSGATAPSKTEVEVLKQGDGATIENGDTALVQYKGVTLADGKEFDSSWSKGAPTTFTVSEGSLIKGFVTGLVGQKVGSQVLIVTTPEDAYGSNPPEGSGIPKDASLVFVVDILAKG
- a CDS encoding OsmC family protein, whose protein sequence is MTDHTYEVSVRWTGDRGTGTSGYRDYGRDHDVTAAGKHPIAGSADPAFRGDRDRWNPEEMLLGALAQCHMMSYLYVAVRRGFTVVDYEDTATASLDVHRDGTGEVTEVTLRPVVTVLEADRVADAETAHAEANRLCFIARSVAFPVHHTPVTKVRAAG
- a CDS encoding asparaginase, which produces MTVSHDVRTDRHPLTAEGSVELAVLDRNGFDESRHVGAGVVVAADGTVLDAVGDVSASIYPRSTMKPFQALAIRRAGAVFSDDELVLTTASHAGTVPHQALALHMLESFDHVESDLGCPPDLPFDRATARTMDGPRRLAMNCSGKHAGMLAACRVNGWDEATYLEVTHPLQQRVRETVEEYTGEVVDVVGTDGCGAPVFPLTLRGLARGFAGVVARSDADTAALVDAVLDHPWAIDGVGRANTVTIERLRVLAKFGAEGVMVMGLPGGAAVAVKTLDGSQRAGTLAALTLLERNGLVDAAGVADVLAATGEQVLGGGVPVGTVRAGSGLR